In one Parageobacillus genomosp. 1 genomic region, the following are encoded:
- a CDS encoding SDR family oxidoreductase, translating to MVTKQQTTLPPQHQNHQPGLQTEMNPQPISVSEQYKASGKLHNKVAIISGGDSGIGRAVAIHFAKEGADIAIIYLNEHEDAQETKRLVEQEGKTCLLIAGDVGDENFCKQAVQQTIDQFGKLDIVVNNAAEQHPQKSLLNITSQQLEKTFRTNVFGYFYLTKAALPYLQKGSAIINTASITAYEGNEQLIDYSATKGAIVAFTRSLAKSLAGQGIRVNGVAPGPIWTPLIPSTFTSDQVATFGSNTPMKRPGQPSEVAPSYVFLASEEASYITGQMIHVNGGKIING from the coding sequence ATGGTTACGAAACAACAGACAACGCTGCCGCCGCAGCACCAAAACCACCAGCCCGGACTGCAAACGGAAATGAACCCGCAGCCAATTTCCGTAAGCGAACAATACAAAGCAAGCGGGAAATTACATAATAAAGTCGCCATCATTAGCGGTGGCGACAGCGGTATCGGCCGGGCGGTCGCGATTCATTTCGCCAAAGAAGGCGCCGATATCGCGATTATTTATTTAAACGAACACGAAGACGCACAAGAGACAAAACGGCTTGTCGAGCAGGAAGGAAAAACATGCTTGCTGATCGCTGGCGATGTCGGCGATGAAAACTTTTGCAAGCAAGCGGTCCAACAAACGATCGACCAATTTGGCAAACTTGACATCGTCGTCAATAACGCCGCCGAGCAGCATCCGCAAAAAAGCTTGCTCAACATCACCTCACAACAGCTGGAAAAAACATTCCGCACGAACGTCTTCGGCTATTTTTATTTGACAAAAGCAGCGCTTCCATACTTGCAAAAAGGCAGCGCCATTATTAATACGGCGTCGATTACCGCTTATGAAGGCAATGAACAATTGATTGACTACTCGGCCACGAAAGGAGCGATCGTCGCCTTTACGCGTTCGCTGGCAAAATCGCTCGCCGGGCAAGGCATCCGCGTCAACGGCGTTGCACCGGGACCGATTTGGACTCCGCTTATTCCATCGACATTCACAAGCGACCAAGTCGCCACCTTCGGCTCCAACACCCCGATGAAACGGCCGGGCCAGCCAAGCGAAGTCGCCCCAAGCTACGTCTTTTTAGCGAGCGAGGAGGCATCCTATATTACGGGGCAAATGATACATGTAAATGGCGGAAAGATTATCAATGGGTAG
- the metH gene encoding methionine synthase, giving the protein MANTTLEQQLAKKILIIDGAMGTMIQNAKLSADDFGGEPYEGCNEYLTLTAPHVIERIHEAYLQAGADIIETNTFGATSIVLDEYQLGHLALELNIEAAKLARKAADAYSTSAWPRFVAGSMGPTTKTLSVTGGVTFDQLVAAYEEQARGLLLGGVDLLLLETCQDTLNVKAGFIGISKAFEAVGRRVPIMISGTIEPMGTTLAGQTIESFFISVQHMKPFAVGLNCATGPEFMTDHLRTLASLANTAVSCYPNAGLPDEEGHYHETPEMLAKKIQRFAEKGWINIVGGCCGTTPEHIRAIAEAVRDLPPRPIPQSFAIHAVSGIDPLIYDETMRPLFVGERTNVIGSRKFKRLIAEGKYEEAAEIARAQVKNGAHVIDICLADPDRNEQEDMEKFIQQVVKKVKVPLVIDSTDEQVIERALTYSQGKAIINSINLEDGEERFAKVVPLIHKYGAAVVVGTIDEQGMAIHAERKLEIALRSYDLLVNKYGVSPHDIIFDPLVFPVGTGDEQYIGSAKETIEGIRLIKERLPHCLTMLGISNVSFGLPPVGREILNSVFLYHCTQAGLDYAIVNTEKLERFASIPEEEVRLAEELLFNTNDETLNTFIQFYRDKTKEPKKAKTELSLEERLAGYVVEGTKEGLFTDLEQALQTYSDPLDIINGPLMAGMDEVGRLFNNNQLIVAEVLQSAEVMKAAVAFLEPYMEKKESSTKGKVILATVKGDVHDIGKNLVDIILSNNGFHVIDLGIKVAPQQLIEAVQAEKPDIIGLSGLLVKSAQQMVITAQDLRQAGISTPILVGGAALTRKFTENKIAPEYDGIVLYAKDAMEGLALANQLQHNEIEYTKTKKQETETEKTAPTVIATKSNVSTDVPVFVPTDLERHILKDISLSHIVPYINWQMVLGHHLGLKGKVKRLLEEKDEKALMLKQVVDDLLQQAQQNRWITPAAVYQFFPAQSDGNRIYIYSLEDKKTVIETFEFPRQPRAPYLCLADYLKPIDSGQIDYVGFFAVTAGKGIRELAQRWKESGEFLKSHAIQALALEIAEGFAECIHQIMRDRWGFPDDPDFTMEERFAAKYQGQRYSFGYPACPNLEDQEKLFRLLHPEEIGIHLTDGYMMEPEASVSAIVFAHPEARYFNVL; this is encoded by the coding sequence GGACATTATTGAAACGAACACGTTTGGCGCAACAAGCATCGTGTTAGATGAATATCAGCTCGGCCATTTAGCGCTTGAGTTAAATATCGAAGCGGCCAAGCTCGCACGCAAAGCCGCCGACGCCTACTCGACTTCCGCTTGGCCGCGCTTTGTCGCCGGTTCGATGGGACCGACGACAAAAACGCTGTCCGTCACGGGCGGCGTGACGTTTGACCAATTAGTCGCTGCCTACGAAGAACAAGCACGCGGACTATTGCTTGGCGGCGTTGACTTGCTTTTGTTGGAAACGTGTCAGGACACCTTAAACGTCAAAGCCGGCTTTATCGGCATTTCCAAGGCGTTTGAAGCGGTCGGCAGGCGGGTGCCGATCATGATTTCCGGCACAATTGAACCGATGGGCACGACGCTGGCCGGACAGACGATTGAGTCGTTTTTCATCTCCGTTCAGCATATGAAGCCGTTTGCCGTCGGCTTAAACTGCGCGACCGGCCCAGAGTTTATGACTGACCATTTGCGCACGCTCGCTTCCCTCGCCAATACGGCGGTCAGCTGCTACCCGAACGCTGGTCTTCCTGATGAGGAAGGGCATTACCATGAAACGCCGGAAATGCTGGCGAAAAAAATCCAGCGTTTTGCCGAAAAAGGCTGGATCAACATCGTCGGCGGCTGCTGCGGAACGACGCCGGAACATATCCGCGCCATCGCCGAAGCGGTCCGGGATCTTCCGCCGCGGCCAATTCCGCAGTCTTTTGCCATTCATGCCGTCTCCGGCATCGATCCGCTTATTTACGACGAAACAATGCGGCCATTGTTTGTCGGCGAGCGGACGAACGTGATCGGCTCGCGCAAATTTAAACGGCTGATCGCTGAAGGAAAATACGAAGAAGCGGCAGAAATCGCCCGCGCGCAAGTGAAAAACGGCGCGCACGTCATCGACATCTGCCTGGCCGACCCGGACCGCAATGAACAAGAGGATATGGAAAAATTCATTCAGCAAGTCGTTAAAAAAGTGAAAGTGCCGCTCGTCATCGATTCGACCGACGAACAGGTCATTGAACGCGCCCTCACCTATTCACAAGGAAAAGCAATCATTAACTCGATCAACTTGGAAGACGGCGAAGAACGGTTTGCTAAAGTCGTGCCCCTCATTCACAAATACGGCGCCGCCGTCGTTGTCGGCACGATTGATGAACAAGGAATGGCGATTCATGCCGAGCGGAAGCTGGAAATCGCTTTGCGCTCGTATGATCTGCTTGTCAACAAATACGGGGTATCCCCGCATGACATTATTTTCGACCCGCTTGTGTTCCCGGTCGGTACCGGCGATGAACAATACATCGGCTCTGCCAAAGAGACGATCGAAGGCATCCGCCTCATTAAAGAGCGGCTGCCCCACTGTTTAACGATGCTTGGCATCAGCAACGTCTCGTTCGGGCTTCCGCCGGTCGGACGGGAAATTTTAAACTCCGTCTTTTTATACCATTGCACGCAGGCCGGGCTTGATTACGCAATCGTCAACACGGAAAAATTGGAGCGCTTCGCCTCAATTCCGGAAGAAGAAGTGCGGTTAGCGGAAGAACTGCTGTTTAACACGAACGATGAAACATTAAATACGTTTATCCAATTTTACCGCGACAAAACAAAAGAGCCGAAAAAAGCGAAAACAGAGCTTAGCTTAGAAGAAAGGCTTGCGGGCTATGTCGTTGAAGGCACGAAAGAAGGGCTGTTCACCGATTTGGAACAAGCGCTGCAAACGTATTCCGACCCGCTCGACATCATTAACGGCCCGCTGATGGCCGGGATGGACGAAGTCGGCCGGCTCTTTAACAATAACCAGCTCATTGTCGCCGAAGTATTGCAAAGCGCAGAAGTGATGAAAGCGGCGGTCGCCTTTTTAGAGCCATACATGGAGAAAAAAGAAAGCAGCACAAAAGGAAAGGTGATTCTCGCCACCGTGAAAGGCGATGTGCATGACATCGGCAAAAACTTAGTCGACATTATTTTAAGCAACAACGGTTTCCATGTCATTGACTTGGGCATTAAAGTGGCGCCGCAGCAGCTCATTGAAGCCGTTCAGGCGGAAAAGCCGGATATCATCGGCTTATCGGGGTTGCTTGTCAAATCGGCGCAGCAAATGGTCATCACCGCGCAAGATTTGCGGCAGGCGGGCATTTCGACGCCGATTTTAGTCGGCGGCGCCGCGCTGACGCGTAAATTTACAGAAAACAAAATCGCTCCGGAATACGATGGAATTGTCCTATACGCCAAAGACGCCATGGAAGGGCTGGCGCTCGCCAACCAATTGCAGCACAACGAAATCGAATATACAAAAACAAAAAAGCAAGAAACGGAAACAGAAAAAACGGCGCCAACGGTTATTGCGACAAAATCAAACGTCTCAACCGACGTTCCCGTGTTTGTGCCAACAGATTTAGAACGCCATATATTGAAAGATATTTCGCTTTCGCATATTGTTCCGTACATCAACTGGCAAATGGTATTAGGACATCACCTTGGGTTAAAAGGAAAAGTGAAACGGCTGCTTGAGGAAAAAGATGAAAAAGCGCTGATGCTAAAGCAAGTCGTCGATGACCTGCTTCAACAAGCTCAACAAAACCGATGGATTACACCAGCTGCGGTATATCAATTTTTCCCGGCGCAAAGCGATGGAAACCGCATTTACATTTATTCTCTGGAAGACAAGAAGACAGTGATCGAAACGTTTGAATTTCCAAGACAGCCGCGGGCCCCGTATCTTTGCCTCGCCGATTATTTAAAACCGATAGACAGCGGGCAAATTGACTACGTCGGCTTTTTCGCCGTCACCGCTGGCAAAGGCATCCGCGAACTGGCGCAGCGATGGAAAGAAAGCGGCGAATTTTTAAAAAGCCATGCGATTCAGGCATTGGCGCTCGAAATCGCGGAAGGATTTGCAGAGTGCATTCACCAAATTATGCGCGACCGCTGGGGCTTTCCGGATGACCCGGATTTTACGATGGAAGAACGCTTTGCCGCCAAATATCAAGGGCAGCGCTACTCGTTCGGCTACCCGGCGTGTCCGAACTTAGAGGATCAGGAAAAGTTGTTCCGCCTTCTGCATCCGGAAGAAATCGGCATCCATTTAACGGACGGATATATGATGGAGCCGGAAGCATCCGTCTCCGCGATCGTCTTCGCCCATCCAGAAGCGCGCTATTTCAACGTACTGTAA